Within the Populus trichocarpa isolate Nisqually-1 chromosome 14, P.trichocarpa_v4.1, whole genome shotgun sequence genome, the region GCCACACAAAATTCCATGACTTTGACAAGCGATTAGATACTCacaacctggaaaaaaaaaatcatttcatttcGGGGAAGGAACAAAAAACTAGAATAGAACGAATACTAGACTTCCTGTTTTGCCTTTTTCGTTAGCGTCAGGATTTGTGAGTAGAGATTGGCTATTCAGCCTGACCCGTCTCAGAAAACCCAGCTTTTACATAAATGGTATTGCGGCCTCATCCAGTCGACTGTGCCTACCCTTAAACCCATGCTAGCCCGACTAATTAAGtatcacaatttttattttgttttgctgtAAATTCTTCCTTTTAAAAGGTCCATTATTAAACATGATAATTtctaatacataattattctaataatgatataaaaactagTATTTGTTTGATGCTATAACGAAAATCCCACCACATGAAAACCTTAACTGAAAGCCCTCGCAGTCCagcacaccaaaaaaaaaaaaaaagttccgaCACAGGAACCAAGGTACACAATACACCATCGTATTCCAATATTGTCCAAAGAACATTCTTACAGCCAGCAAGTTGACTTGGGCCGGTTTAATCCGGATCCTAGACCTATctcgaaaaaaaatcaaataagaaaatgattagtTTAAAAATTCAAGTCTACCTACAACTCGATCAACCCATCAGTAAaacttgttaatattaatttatctcaTTCCATTCAATCTCTTTGTTATCTTTCCTTCCTTACTTTTCAACcctgagttttctttttctttaaccaCCTCActaatacatttttttactGCCTATCTCTCTAGCTCGTGGTTCTACAATGGATATCCAAGAACAACAAGAGCAAAGAAATGAGAGATTaaaaacgaagaagaagaataagatgaTGATAGATCGAGATGGCAGTCGCAACAAAGAAATGGAAGGCATTGATAGGATTGGTGAGTGTAACATTAGTGCGCTACCACTTTGCGTATAGGAATTCtagcctcttattttttatgtccgATGTCCTCCTCGTCCTCCTCTGCTCCCTTACCAGTCTCGGCCTTCTCTTCCGCGAATCTGAACAtctcattcattttttcttctcttctctattcttttccatttctaattttagagtttttcttttttcttcctttcttttgaattatattatgatgatgaaattgtttcttcttttggtGAACAATGCAGTGGTTAGTTTAGGAACGGTGATAGTGGAGAAGGAAGCAGGGACAATGAATGTTGTGGCAAGGCCTAGGAAATTGCGAGCATTAAAGAGGGGTTTTAGCATGTTTAGGGTTTGATTTCATTCCtctttatgattattatttttttcatttttttgtgtttttccttttatctaGGAAATTTTGAGCTTTAAAGAGCAGGGATTTTAGTCATTTTGGGCTAGGCCTAGGAAATTGCTGGCTTTgagggttttttaaaaataactaggTTTTTGACTCTCGGGTCTTCCCCAAATCAACCATCGGGTTAGGTTTTATAACCATACCAAGAGGAATGTGGAAAAGAGAGGACAAAACCAGACCCAGCCCACCACAACCACCCCATCTGTGGGAGGTTACGTAGTTTGGATTGTTGGACTGGCTCGCTGCATTATTGCATTAGATAcagttttcatttcattttctttgttctcCGTCATTTCTGCTTCTCCTTCAAAGAACGGGGAAATATATCACATCCTCACTTTGAGAAGAAAGCAGaagtaaaatatcattaacagTATCAACAAGTGTCATCATGCTAGCCTGAAATGCCCCATCTTGTGGCCTTCGTCACCGTGTAAGAGATAGTTCTCTTAATACTTACCATGTATGTACTGTGAATGTTCCTTAATACGCCTTCACATGATTGTCTTGTATCTCAATACCATGGTCAGGAAAACACCCACACGAGCTACGAGAACTTGAGCGTACAACTTGACATTGagctttttacaaaaaaaaaaaaaaaaaaaaaaaaaaacaagaggattTTACAACACCTGAGTTTCAGTCATGCTCTTGTGCCAGAAAGAGATGTAGTCAAGTCTTTCTAGTCACTGACTAGAAAGAATGTCAAGAAGAAACTGTATCACTCCAAAGCAGTCAGCTTATATACGACCAATTAGCACTAAATTCAAAAGTTATTGCAAGGGAAAACCACCACATCAATTAGCCATTGTTAACAGAATACAGATGATTCACATTTATATGAAGGGTAACTATTCTTGTCTAAACTAAACTAAGCTGCGAAGAAACAGAGACAGAAAGATACAGGGAAGAACTGCCTTGTGGGGGTTTACTTTACAGGTCAATAGCACAGAGCTTTACCTAGTTCCATATGAGGGATGGTGGAAACAAATTTAATGAATTACAAGGAAACAATAACCAATCGGGATAGAAGGAAATGcagcaaagaaaattcaaccacATTCCTTCTCTTGATCTAAATCAATGAACTATTCCTTCAActccagagagagagagagagagagattggcCGTACCTTAATAGCCTTTTAAAAGTTCACTCGCTTAGGTTGCAATTTCGAAGGTATGGATGATCATACTTGATGTACTTGGTCCAATATGGTCGATATTTAGTCATTGCTAACTCCAGCCATGGCTTCATGTTACCGTTATAGTGGACAACAgctgcattttcaatttctgaCCTATCAATGCTTGGATTATAACCCAATCCAAGCACATGCCATGATTTCTGAAGAGGATGTGTCAGATTATAAAATGTAATCAGCCCTGGAGGCAATGTCCCAAGCTTCCACAGTACCCTGTCTTCATTCTgaaattcaacaaaatcaaaaaagaaaaatcagaatattaaatCACACTGCACTCACATCTTGACTATCTAAAACAAAGGAAGTTAACCTTTTAGTCCAttcaaacaataacaaaacaaactgtACCTACATGCCACGCCTTCAATGCATAAAAGAGTACgataaaaacatcttttttgaccacttctagtagaaaaaattaattagcaccTAATATGAAATGCTGGTTTGAAATAGATAAACTTCCTCCACAGCAcctaaatttaagaatttatgtACAAAAAgggcacgtgtaggaagagcaCAACAAAGCATGAAATATACCAGGGGTTTCAACAACGTACCATGTTTTGCCACTTGTGATATATTCCTGTAATATCCTTCTTTTTCCACACCTTAAGATCAAAAATATTCATCCCATATGCCCACCCACAAGAATTTGGATCAAAGTGTCTGGCAATATGGGGATTTGAAAAGTTAAGGTACTTATCAAACCGGTGAAAACTTTCACCACAGGTTTCCACTGCCCCATTCACTTTTCCATTTAGATCCACTGACCACAATTTAGTTAAATCTTTCTGCACAACAATGTCATCATCAAGAAACAGGATCTTATCCAACTTGGGATAGACCTGTGGGAGATAGAACCTCAAGTGGTTAAGCATTGAAAGATACTTAGGGTTTCGATACTTCAGATTTGAAGAGCCAGATGAGAGAGAAGTTGGATGATTTGCTTTGAAGTAATACTCTTTCATTGCAGCAGATTCAAGCTGGCGCAGAACTGGGCAGTAGGATGAATTGAGCCACTTGAATTCATCAACATTTTCAACATGGATAGTAGCTTTTCCAGGAGGGTTCAGTAGAAACCACATATTCATCGCTCCAAAGTTGAGTTTATCAGTAACAAGATGGAAGACATGTTTGGAAGAATCCTGCAATTGCAACCAAGAAGAATATTAGAGAAACAAGCAGCTTGCATCCAAGTCCCAGAAAATGAAAGGCATGTTTGCACTATAAAAATCCCTGGACAAAAATATAGTTTAGGAATAAATTCTTGAGAGGAAAAACAGCTTGAGGAAtgattttgtagttttttttttttaatttgggaaaTTAACAGTATTGGTATCACAAAATAATAAGTCTGCAGCACCTTGGCATTCATGATGGTTGAGTTGACAACAACTGATGCAGCCAAGACATTGTCAGAGAAGAGGGCATAATGATAAAGATTTGGATTTTCCAAATCCTCACTTCTAGGAAACTTTCTCTTCTCAAGAGGAAGGAGGTAGTAGTCAATTGTTAGGCGCATAGACAAGCAATGGATTCCATTAGGAACTGTTTTGGCAGCCAGTTGACTCAGGAATGTGCTCTGTTTTTTTAAGCTCCTAACTTGTTCATCTGCTGTTTGAAGCATTGCTCTGAGCTTTCCAGTAACCAACTTGCAGTCATACAATTGCTCTCTTGCTTTTGACAGAACTTGGCCCATTGCTTTTAACTTTCCAGGTGcactaaaaataaatcaagcatGCAACATAATATCCTTTTTAAGAGATTGCCATAATCATCAACatgaaaagaagaataagataTAGATTATAACACACAGTAAAGGACAGTGACAACCAACACTGCTCTACCTGGGATGTAGATCAGAATCAGCCGATGACTCTCCAAGGGCACGCTGACTCTCTTTGAGCCGAGTCTGAAGTTCCTGTAGCAAGTCACGCTTGTTTTTCATCTTTGCAATGCTCAAATACACCCTTGCCATTATCATCTGATCCCGCATTAAGCGTACTGTTGAATCAGAGTTCTCATTATCCATTTCTTTCCTCCATATACTGTATTTTCCCAAAACAGCACCATCAACTAATTTAGAGCGTTCAATGGCTGCATTTTCAAGTCTTGCAGTTGCTTCATCATCTTGCCGCAGTAACTCTGCAACACGTTTTTCACGTCTTTTCTCCCTCAATTGCTGCATAAACTCTCAAGGCAACAAAGTATACAACTCAGAAAGCTATTTACgctaaacaataatttaataactCCAATGTTTCCCTAGTTCATAGCTATGGATCTTAAGGCAAGTGGGGAAAGGAGCCGTAGCAACCAGACAAAGCAT harbors:
- the LOC7488923 gene encoding polygalacturonate 4-alpha-galacturonosyltransferase isoform X2, encoding MALKRGLSSSGVNKNRSGGGGGSRLPIILVIFFCFLSPLIFFVGRRLIITSSSADQNNNNNAVGSGKQQLDWRERLALQHVKPLFSKEVIDVIASSTADLGPLSLDSFRKNKLSASWKVIGGETPVDNKAASETNQTATVVKQEASKGKVDNISDNARSGDTPAKLARRQLREKRREKRVAELLRQDDEATARLENAAIERSKLVDGAVLGKYSIWRKEMDNENSDSTVRLMRDQMIMARVYLSIAKMKNKRDLLQELQTRLKESQRALGESSADSDLHPSAPGKLKAMGQVLSKAREQLYDCKLVTGKLRAMLQTADEQVRSLKKQSTFLSQLAAKTVPNGIHCLSMRLTIDYYLLPLEKRKFPRSEDLENPNLYHYALFSDNVLAASVVVNSTIMNAKDSSKHVFHLVTDKLNFGAMNMWFLLNPPGKATIHVENVDEFKWLNSSYCPVLRQLESAAMKEYYFKANHPTSLSSGSSNLKYRNPKYLSMLNHLRFYLPQVYPKLDKILFLDDDIVVQKDLTKLWSVDLNGKVNGAVETCGESFHRFDKYLNFSNPHIARHFDPNSCGWAYGMNIFDLKVWKKKDITGIYHKWQNMNEDRVLWKLGTLPPGLITFYNLTHPLQKSWHVLGLGYNPSIDRSEIENAAVVHYNGNMKPWLELAMTKYRPYWTKYIKYDHPYLRNCNLSE
- the LOC7488923 gene encoding polygalacturonate 4-alpha-galacturonosyltransferase isoform X1; its protein translation is MALKRGLSSSGVNKNRSGGGGGSRLPIILVIFFCFLSPLIFFVGRRLIITSSSADQNNNNNAVGSGKQQLDWRERLALQHVKPLFSKEVIDVIASSTADLGPLSLDSFRKNKLSASWKVIGGETPVDNKAASETNQTATVVKQEASKGKVDNISEDNARSGDTPAKLARRQLREKRREKRVAELLRQDDEATARLENAAIERSKLVDGAVLGKYSIWRKEMDNENSDSTVRLMRDQMIMARVYLSIAKMKNKRDLLQELQTRLKESQRALGESSADSDLHPSAPGKLKAMGQVLSKAREQLYDCKLVTGKLRAMLQTADEQVRSLKKQSTFLSQLAAKTVPNGIHCLSMRLTIDYYLLPLEKRKFPRSEDLENPNLYHYALFSDNVLAASVVVNSTIMNAKDSSKHVFHLVTDKLNFGAMNMWFLLNPPGKATIHVENVDEFKWLNSSYCPVLRQLESAAMKEYYFKANHPTSLSSGSSNLKYRNPKYLSMLNHLRFYLPQVYPKLDKILFLDDDIVVQKDLTKLWSVDLNGKVNGAVETCGESFHRFDKYLNFSNPHIARHFDPNSCGWAYGMNIFDLKVWKKKDITGIYHKWQNMNEDRVLWKLGTLPPGLITFYNLTHPLQKSWHVLGLGYNPSIDRSEIENAAVVHYNGNMKPWLELAMTKYRPYWTKYIKYDHPYLRNCNLSE